One stretch of Malus domestica chromosome 14, GDT2T_hap1 DNA includes these proteins:
- the LOC114819177 gene encoding serine/threonine-protein kinase ATM-like isoform X1: MERPKTPETLEDQNPSGKTLEGASELLGWSENCIGLESFPGILGGSGEGVGVTGNDAGLGYVEGVTQAVEAEKGVLDGNKGEDLGLLGMEAVSGVFNSCMNGVGAEEVCWLNGEVGGENKAQMGSQRLPSEMGNDVQMDFAEPESDGNGNLEDLGGNEDEEGGVDVESDAQMGSQQSLSDNGNDMQTDFAEPQSDGNGNFEDLGGNDNEEGGVDVESDAQMGSQRLPSDKGNDVQMDFAGPQSDGNRNLEDLGGNEHEEGGVDVENDAQMGSQWSPSDKGNDVQMDVLKPESDGNGNLEDLGGTDNEEDGVEKIADDDDDGMNEGKTLGLNGIDSVGVDSSSKKIEVSDDGISLFVDFSGHPPDDLQVASCPGFAGTETVEEFGHDEQEKDFDYQGYGFSAGDIVWIKTKTQTWWPGKIYDPVYASKFGASGDPGGCLLVGYFGMSHVAWCHPYQLKPFREYFEQMSGQSKARIFLGAVEKALEEFGRLVKLNMTCLCVLKENHLSASDAESIKGIPMPDRKSGKLGEFSVDHFNSAEFLAHLKNLALVVSMGGTLDFVVKRNQLSAFYRSIGHSQLPMHLLWETNDAEDGADCKSMAKRNVDIWVGYGDTELDEMFLKSTPLNNSQKDERNEVLDKVFDGDNIADEGFISGSKLRRRKVKRDSDFEYGDVGNEGMTEKGIESRERKKSRYLSYPYINLRQKGLPAEMDDEGVAANIDASRSSGSPSNFKFTGEKFWRKWYKRLTGESNISGDPNLINASSAELLSEIYSTAVNCLYPNENKTFDSVAWFVSRFRISVFHDESICKAYRNNMVGQEDANPNLLGYSGQNEAKSEPKKRRRKSKLKHPGGEDTASMPNLVQSTSTATKKRGRPNLGRLKTKSLSGLSDVNIGITPDSFLVQESLDVHPLMPCGKQKNRKIDDVASPVCLQNKQTTGIPDLNGNNLLPGLLGDDQQAIGTAASEGKVLLENRLGSETASEHLKSNIPAAFVDVNVKNMKPGSLVVDLRVSPQALSCLDPKRNTGLLSAETRPAQRKRKRKEKAEQKLPADGIPDLNGSSAECNLLGKACQEFSGLTPPIKPERKRRRRKGEATAMQRKLDVNNGKAQINDKALATALMLNFSPGVAMPSKDDLISTFCRFGPLKESETQMLKDPGSAQVVFMENADAGEALRSLEKDNPFGGNLVSYKLFHLPSVSRVLEPGWSLPTGLASPSLPEKASRLDFIRQNLQMMTSMLENSGDNLSPEMRAKLECEIKALLQKVSSMTGSSSSS; the protein is encoded by the coding sequence ATGGAGAGGCCAAAGACCCCAGAAACCCTAGAAGATCAAAACCCTAGTGGTAAAACCCTAGAAGGGGCATCTGAGTTGTTAGGGTGGAGTGAGAACTGTATTGGGTTGGAGTCATTTCCTGGAATTTTGGGAGGTAGTGGAGAAGGAGTTGGTGTTACTGGTAATGATGCGGGACTTGGTTATGTGGAAGGGGTGACTCAAGCGGTGGAAGCCGAGAAAGGAGTCCTGGATGGTAATAAAGGAGAGGATTTGGGATTGTTGGGTATGGAGGCAGTTTCTGGTGTGTTTAATAGTTGCATGAATGGTGTTGGGGCTGAGGAGGTTTGTTGGCTTAATGGTGAGGTTGGTGGGGAAAATAAGGCTCAAATGGGCTCCCAAAGGTTGCCATCCGAAATGGGAAATGACGTTCAGATGGATTTTGCGGAGCCAGAGTCAGATGGGAACGGGAACTTAGAGGATTTGGGTGGTAATGAGGATGAAGAGGGTGGAGTTGATGTGGAAAGCGATGCTCAAATGGGTTCCCAACAGTCCCTATCAGATAATGGAAATGACATGCAGACGGATTTTGCGGAGCCACAGTCAGATGGGAACGGGAACTTTGAGGATTTGGGTGGTAATGATAATGAAGAGGGTGGAGTTGATGTGGAAAGCGATGCTCAAATGGGTTCCCAACGGTTGCCATCAGATAAGGGAAATGACGTTCAGATGGATTTTGCGGGGCCACAGTCAGATGGGAACAGGAACCTTGAGGATTTGGGTGGTAATGAGCATGAAGAGGGTGGAGTTGATGTGGAAAATGATGCTCAAATGGGTTCCCAATGGTCGCCATCAGATAAGGGAAATGATGTTCAGATGGATGTTTTGAAGCCAGAGTCAGATGGGAACGGGAACTTAGAGGACTTGGGTGGTACTGATAATGAGGAGGATGGAGTTGAGAAGAttgctgatgatgatgatgatggtatGAATGAAGGAAAAACATTGGGATTGAATGGGATTGACTCAGTTGGGGTTGACTCATCTAGCAAGAAGATAGAAGTTTCGGATGATGGTATATCACTGTTCGTGGATTTTAGTGGTCATCCACCAGATGATCTTCAGGTGGCAAGTTGTCCTGGATTTGCAGGTACAGAAACTGTAGAAGAATTTGGACATGATGAACAGGAGAAGGATTTTGATTATCAAGGCTATGGTTTTTCTGCGGGTGACATTGTATGGATTAAAACCAAAACCCAGACATGGTGGCCTGGTAAAATATATGATCCAGTATATGCGTCGAAGTTTGGTGCCAGTGGGGATCCAGGGGGCTGTCTACTAGTTGGATATTTTGGGATGAGTCATGTAGCATGGTGCCATCCATACCAACTAAAACCTTTTCGTGAGTACTTTGAGCAGATGTCGGGGCAAAGCAAGGCTAGAATATTCCTTGGAGCTGTTGAGAAAGCACTCGAAGAGTTTGGTCGGCTTGTAAAATTGAATATGACTTGTTTgtgtgttttgaaagaaaacCACCTGTCAGCCAGTGATGCAGAATCTATCAAAGGAATTCCCATGCCTGACCGCAAATCTGGCAAACTCGGTGAATTTTCAGTTGATCATTTTAATTCTGCAGAGTTTCTTGCGCATCTCAAAAATCTTGCACTGGTTGTTTCCATGGGTGGCACACTTGATTTTGTTGTCAAACGAAATCAATTATCAGCCTTCTACCGTTCCATAGGGCACAGCCAGCTGCCTATGCATCTACTCTGGGAAACAAATGATGCTGAAGATGGTGCTGATTGCAAGTCAATGGCTAAACGTAATGTCGACATTTGGGTTGGATATGGAGATACTGAGCTAgatgaaatgtttttgaaaagcaCACCATTAAATAACTCTCAGAAGGATGAAAGAAATGAAGTGTTAGACAAGGTTTTTGATGGAGACAATATTGCTGATGAAGGTTTCATCTCAGGTTCAAAATTGAGGAGGAGAAAGGTGAAGAGGGATTCTGACTTTGAATATGGTGATGTTGGAAATGAGGGAATGACTGAAAAAGGCATCGAATCAAGAGAACGGAAGAAGAGCAGGTACTTGTCTTACCCGTACATAAACTTGAGACAGAAGGGATTGCCTGCTGAAATGGATGATGAGGGAGTGGCTGCAAATATTGATGCCAGCCGGTCTAGTGGGTCGCCATCTAATTTTAAATTTACTGGTGAGAAGTTCTGGAGAAAGTGGTATAAAAGGCTTACAGGTGAAAGTAACATATCCGGTGACCCAAACTTAATAAATGCATCTTCTGCTGAGTTGCTTTCTGAAATCTACTCTACAGCTGTCAACTGCCTCTATCCGAACGAAAATAAGACATTTGATTCAGTTGCCTGGTTTGTTTCTAGATTCAGGATTTCGGTATTTCATGATGAATCTATTTGTAAAGCCTATCGTAACAATATGGTTGGTCAGGAAGATGCTAACCCCAACCTGTTGGGATATAGCGGTCAGAACGAGGCAAAATCTGAACCAAAGAAAAGGAGGAGAAAGTCTAAGTTGAAGCATCCAGGGGGCGAAGACACTGCCAGCATGCCAAATCTAGTTCAAAGCACTTCAACTGCTACAAAGAAAAGGGGACGACCAAATCTGGGAAGATTGAAGACTAAATCCCTTTCTGGACTGTCAGATGTGAATATTGGCATCACCCCTGATAGCTTTTTGGTGCAAGAGTCGTTGGACGTACACCCTCTCATGCCCTGTGGTAAGCAAAAGAATAGAAAGATCGATGATGTAGCAAGTCCCGTGTGTCTGCAGAATAAACAAACTACAGGAATTCCAGATTTAAATGGGAACAATCTTCTACCTGGCCTTCTTGGTGATGATCAACAGGCTATTGGCACTGCTGCTTCTGAAGGTAAAGTTTTGTTAGAAAATAGGTTAGGGAGTGAAACGGCTTCAGAGCATTTGAAGTCTAATATCCCTGCTGCCTTTGTAGATGTGAatgtaaaaaatatgaaacctGGTTCTTTGGTTGTAGATCTGCGGGTTTCTCCTCAAGCTTTGTCATGCCTGGACCCCAAACGGAATACTGGCTTACTCTCAGCTGAAACTAGGCCTGcacagagaaagagaaagagaaaggagaAAGCAGAACAAAAGCTTCCGGCTGATGGTATTCCAGATTTGAATGGAAGTAGTGCTGAATGCAACTTATTGGGAAAGGCATGTCAAGAGTTTAGTGGCCTGACGCCTCCAATTAAACCAGagcggaagaggaggaggagaaaaggAGAAGCTACTGCTATGCAGCGGAAACTGGATGTGAATAATGGTAAAGCTCAGATTAATGATAAGGCTCTGGCAACTGCTCTTATGTTGAACTTTTCCCCAGGAGTAGCAATGCCTTCAAAAGATGATTTGATTTCAACATTTTGTCGGTTCGGACCTTTGAAGGAGTCGGAGACACAGATGTTGAAAGATCCTGGTAGTGCCCAGGTTGTATTCATGGAAAATGCTGATGCTGGGGAAGCACTTCGGAGTCTAGAGAAGGACAACCCTTTCGGAGGAAACCTCGTTAGTTACAAGCTCTTCCATCTTCCATCTGTGTCCAGGGTTTTAGAACCAGGTTGGTCTCTCCCCACAGGTCTAGCCTCTCCAAGTTTGCCTGAAAAGGCATCTCGCCTCGACTTCATAAGGCAGAATCTTCAGATGATGACATCAATGCTGGAGAACTCAGGAGACAATCTTTCTCCGGAGATGCGAGCAAAGCTGGAGTGTGAAATTAAGGCCCTCCTGCAGAAGGTGAGCTCCATGACtggttcttcttcctcttcttaa
- the LOC114819177 gene encoding serine/threonine-protein kinase ATM-like isoform X4 produces the protein MERPKTPETLEDQNPSGKTLEGASELLGWSENCIGLESFPGILGGSGEGVGVTGNDAGLGYVEGVTQAVEAEKGVLDGNKGEDLGLLGMEAVSGVFNSCMNGVGAEEVCWLNGEVGGENKAQMGSQRLPSEMGNDVQMDFAEPESDGNGNLEDLGGNEDEEGGVDVESDAQMGSQQSLSDNGNDMQTDFAEPQSDGNGNFEDLGGNDNEEGGVDVESDAQMGSQRLPSDKGNDVQMDFAGPQSDGNRNLEDLGGNEHEEGGVDVENDAQMGSQWSPSDKGNDVQMDVLKPESDGNGNLEDLGGTDNEEDGVEKIADDDDDGMNEGKTLGLNGIDSVGVDSSSKKIEVSDDGISLFVDFSGHPPDDLQVASCPGFAGTETVEEFGHDEQEKDFDYQGYGFSAGDIVWIKTKTQTWWPGKIYDPVYASKFGASGDPGGCLLVGYFGMSHVAWCHPYQLKPFREYFEQMSGQSKARIFLGAVEKALEEFGRLVKLNMTCLCVLKENHLSASDAESIKGIPMPDRKSGKLGEFSVDHFNSAEFLAHLKNLALVVSMGGTLDFVVKRNQLSAFYRSIGHSQLPMHLLWETNDAEDGADCKSMAKRNVDIWVGYGDTELDEMFLKSTPLNNSQKDERNEVLDKVFDGDNIADEGFISGSKLRRRKVKRDSDFEYGDVGNEGMTEKGIESRERKKSRYLSYPYINLRQKGLPAEMDDEGVAANIDASRSSGSPSNFKFTGEKFWRKWYKRLTGESNISGDPNLINASSAELLSEIYSTAVNCLYPNENKTFDSVAWFVSRFRISVFHDESICKAYRNNMVGQEDANPNLLGYSGQNEAKSEPKKRRRKSKLKHPGGEDTASMPNLVQSTSTATKKRGRPNLGRLKTKSLSGLSDVNIGITPDSFLVQESLDVHPLMPCGKQKNRKIDDVASPVCLQNKQTTGIPDLNGNNLLPGLLGDDQQAIGTAASEDLRVSPQALSCLDPKRNTGLLSAETRPAQRKRKRKEKAEQKLPADGIPDLNGSSAECNLLGKACQEFSGLTPPIKPERKRRRRKGEATAMQRKLDVNNGKAQINDKALATALMLNFSPGVAMPSKDDLISTFCRFGPLKESETQMLKDPGSAQVVFMENADAGEALRSLEKDNPFGGNLVSYKLFHLPSVSRVLEPGWSLPTGLASPSLPEKASRLDFIRQNLQMMTSMLENSGDNLSPEMRAKLECEIKALLQKGVTPSGRLCR, from the exons ATGGAGAGGCCAAAGACCCCAGAAACCCTAGAAGATCAAAACCCTAGTGGTAAAACCCTAGAAGGGGCATCTGAGTTGTTAGGGTGGAGTGAGAACTGTATTGGGTTGGAGTCATTTCCTGGAATTTTGGGAGGTAGTGGAGAAGGAGTTGGTGTTACTGGTAATGATGCGGGACTTGGTTATGTGGAAGGGGTGACTCAAGCGGTGGAAGCCGAGAAAGGAGTCCTGGATGGTAATAAAGGAGAGGATTTGGGATTGTTGGGTATGGAGGCAGTTTCTGGTGTGTTTAATAGTTGCATGAATGGTGTTGGGGCTGAGGAGGTTTGTTGGCTTAATGGTGAGGTTGGTGGGGAAAATAAGGCTCAAATGGGCTCCCAAAGGTTGCCATCCGAAATGGGAAATGACGTTCAGATGGATTTTGCGGAGCCAGAGTCAGATGGGAACGGGAACTTAGAGGATTTGGGTGGTAATGAGGATGAAGAGGGTGGAGTTGATGTGGAAAGCGATGCTCAAATGGGTTCCCAACAGTCCCTATCAGATAATGGAAATGACATGCAGACGGATTTTGCGGAGCCACAGTCAGATGGGAACGGGAACTTTGAGGATTTGGGTGGTAATGATAATGAAGAGGGTGGAGTTGATGTGGAAAGCGATGCTCAAATGGGTTCCCAACGGTTGCCATCAGATAAGGGAAATGACGTTCAGATGGATTTTGCGGGGCCACAGTCAGATGGGAACAGGAACCTTGAGGATTTGGGTGGTAATGAGCATGAAGAGGGTGGAGTTGATGTGGAAAATGATGCTCAAATGGGTTCCCAATGGTCGCCATCAGATAAGGGAAATGATGTTCAGATGGATGTTTTGAAGCCAGAGTCAGATGGGAACGGGAACTTAGAGGACTTGGGTGGTACTGATAATGAGGAGGATGGAGTTGAGAAGAttgctgatgatgatgatgatggtatGAATGAAGGAAAAACATTGGGATTGAATGGGATTGACTCAGTTGGGGTTGACTCATCTAGCAAGAAGATAGAAGTTTCGGATGATGGTATATCACTGTTCGTGGATTTTAGTGGTCATCCACCAGATGATCTTCAGGTGGCAAGTTGTCCTGGATTTGCAGGTACAGAAACTGTAGAAGAATTTGGACATGATGAACAGGAGAAGGATTTTGATTATCAAGGCTATGGTTTTTCTGCGGGTGACATTGTATGGATTAAAACCAAAACCCAGACATGGTGGCCTGGTAAAATATATGATCCAGTATATGCGTCGAAGTTTGGTGCCAGTGGGGATCCAGGGGGCTGTCTACTAGTTGGATATTTTGGGATGAGTCATGTAGCATGGTGCCATCCATACCAACTAAAACCTTTTCGTGAGTACTTTGAGCAGATGTCGGGGCAAAGCAAGGCTAGAATATTCCTTGGAGCTGTTGAGAAAGCACTCGAAGAGTTTGGTCGGCTTGTAAAATTGAATATGACTTGTTTgtgtgttttgaaagaaaacCACCTGTCAGCCAGTGATGCAGAATCTATCAAAGGAATTCCCATGCCTGACCGCAAATCTGGCAAACTCGGTGAATTTTCAGTTGATCATTTTAATTCTGCAGAGTTTCTTGCGCATCTCAAAAATCTTGCACTGGTTGTTTCCATGGGTGGCACACTTGATTTTGTTGTCAAACGAAATCAATTATCAGCCTTCTACCGTTCCATAGGGCACAGCCAGCTGCCTATGCATCTACTCTGGGAAACAAATGATGCTGAAGATGGTGCTGATTGCAAGTCAATGGCTAAACGTAATGTCGACATTTGGGTTGGATATGGAGATACTGAGCTAgatgaaatgtttttgaaaagcaCACCATTAAATAACTCTCAGAAGGATGAAAGAAATGAAGTGTTAGACAAGGTTTTTGATGGAGACAATATTGCTGATGAAGGTTTCATCTCAGGTTCAAAATTGAGGAGGAGAAAGGTGAAGAGGGATTCTGACTTTGAATATGGTGATGTTGGAAATGAGGGAATGACTGAAAAAGGCATCGAATCAAGAGAACGGAAGAAGAGCAGGTACTTGTCTTACCCGTACATAAACTTGAGACAGAAGGGATTGCCTGCTGAAATGGATGATGAGGGAGTGGCTGCAAATATTGATGCCAGCCGGTCTAGTGGGTCGCCATCTAATTTTAAATTTACTGGTGAGAAGTTCTGGAGAAAGTGGTATAAAAGGCTTACAGGTGAAAGTAACATATCCGGTGACCCAAACTTAATAAATGCATCTTCTGCTGAGTTGCTTTCTGAAATCTACTCTACAGCTGTCAACTGCCTCTATCCGAACGAAAATAAGACATTTGATTCAGTTGCCTGGTTTGTTTCTAGATTCAGGATTTCGGTATTTCATGATGAATCTATTTGTAAAGCCTATCGTAACAATATGGTTGGTCAGGAAGATGCTAACCCCAACCTGTTGGGATATAGCGGTCAGAACGAGGCAAAATCTGAACCAAAGAAAAGGAGGAGAAAGTCTAAGTTGAAGCATCCAGGGGGCGAAGACACTGCCAGCATGCCAAATCTAGTTCAAAGCACTTCAACTGCTACAAAGAAAAGGGGACGACCAAATCTGGGAAGATTGAAGACTAAATCCCTTTCTGGACTGTCAGATGTGAATATTGGCATCACCCCTGATAGCTTTTTGGTGCAAGAGTCGTTGGACGTACACCCTCTCATGCCCTGTGGTAAGCAAAAGAATAGAAAGATCGATGATGTAGCAAGTCCCGTGTGTCTGCAGAATAAACAAACTACAGGAATTCCAGATTTAAATGGGAACAATCTTCTACCTGGCCTTCTTGGTGATGATCAACAGGCTATTGGCACTGCTGCTTCTGAAG ATCTGCGGGTTTCTCCTCAAGCTTTGTCATGCCTGGACCCCAAACGGAATACTGGCTTACTCTCAGCTGAAACTAGGCCTGcacagagaaagagaaagagaaaggagaAAGCAGAACAAAAGCTTCCGGCTGATGGTATTCCAGATTTGAATGGAAGTAGTGCTGAATGCAACTTATTGGGAAAGGCATGTCAAGAGTTTAGTGGCCTGACGCCTCCAATTAAACCAGagcggaagaggaggaggagaaaaggAGAAGCTACTGCTATGCAGCGGAAACTGGATGTGAATAATGGTAAAGCTCAGATTAATGATAAGGCTCTGGCAACTGCTCTTATGTTGAACTTTTCCCCAGGAGTAGCAATGCCTTCAAAAGATGATTTGATTTCAACATTTTGTCGGTTCGGACCTTTGAAGGAGTCGGAGACACAGATGTTGAAAGATCCTGGTAGTGCCCAGGTTGTATTCATGGAAAATGCTGATGCTGGGGAAGCACTTCGGAGTCTAGAGAAGGACAACCCTTTCGGAGGAAACCTCGTTAGTTACAAGCTCTTCCATCTTCCATCTGTGTCCAGGGTTTTAGAACCAGGTTGGTCTCTCCCCACAGGTCTAGCCTCTCCAAGTTTGCCTGAAAAGGCATCTCGCCTCGACTTCATAAGGCAGAATCTTCAGATGATGACATCAATGCTGGAGAACTCAGGAGACAATCTTTCTCCGGAGATGCGAGCAAAGCTGGAGTGTGAAATTAAGGCCCTCCTGCAGAAG GGAGTGACTCCTTCGGGCAGGCTCTGTAGGTGA
- the LOC114819177 gene encoding serine/threonine-protein kinase ATM-like isoform X3 produces the protein MERPKTPETLEDQNPSGKTLEGASELLGWSENCIGLESFPGILGGSGEGVGVTGNDAGLGYVEGVTQAVEAEKGVLDGNKGEDLGLLGMEAVSGVFNSCMNGVGAEEVCWLNGEVGGENKAQMGSQRLPSEMGNDVQMDFAEPESDGNGNLEDLGGNEDEEGGVDVESDAQMGSQQSLSDNGNDMQTDFAEPQSDGNGNFEDLGGNDNEEGGVDVESDAQMGSQRLPSDKGNDVQMDFAGPQSDGNRNLEDLGGNEHEEGGVDVENDAQMGSQWSPSDKGNDVQMDVLKPESDGNGNLEDLGGTDNEEDGVEKIADDDDDGMNEGKTLGLNGIDSVGVDSSSKKIEVSDDGISLFVDFSGHPPDDLQVASCPGFAGTETVEEFGHDEQEKDFDYQGYGFSAGDIVWIKTKTQTWWPGKIYDPVYASKFGASGDPGGCLLVGYFGMSHVAWCHPYQLKPFREYFEQMSGQSKARIFLGAVEKALEEFGRLVKLNMTCLCVLKENHLSASDAESIKGIPMPDRKSGKLGEFSVDHFNSAEFLAHLKNLALVVSMGGTLDFVVKRNQLSAFYRSIGHSQLPMHLLWETNDAEDGADCKSMAKRNVDIWVGYGDTELDEMFLKSTPLNNSQKDERNEVLDKVFDGDNIADEGFISGSKLRRRKVKRDSDFEYGDVGNEGMTEKGIESRERKKSRYLSYPYINLRQKGLPAEMDDEGVAANIDASRSSGSPSNFKFTGEKFWRKWYKRLTGESNISGDPNLINASSAELLSEIYSTAVNCLYPNENKTFDSVAWFVSRFRISVFHDESICKAYRNNMVGQEDANPNLLGYSGQNEAKSEPKKRRRKSKLKHPGGEDTASMPNLVQSTSTATKKRGRPNLGRLKTKSLSGLSDVNIGITPDSFLVQESLDVHPLMPCGKQKNRKIDDVASPVCLQNKQTTGIPDLNGNNLLPGLLGDDQQAIGTAASEDLRVSPQALSCLDPKRNTGLLSAETRPAQRKRKRKEKAEQKLPADGIPDLNGSSAECNLLGKACQEFSGLTPPIKPERKRRRRKGEATAMQRKLDVNNGKAQINDKALATALMLNFSPGVAMPSKDDLISTFCRFGPLKESETQMLKDPGSAQVVFMENADAGEALRSLEKDNPFGGNLVSYKLFHLPSVSRVLEPGWSLPTGLASPSLPEKASRLDFIRQNLQMMTSMLENSGDNLSPEMRAKLECEIKALLQKVSSMTGSSSSS, from the exons ATGGAGAGGCCAAAGACCCCAGAAACCCTAGAAGATCAAAACCCTAGTGGTAAAACCCTAGAAGGGGCATCTGAGTTGTTAGGGTGGAGTGAGAACTGTATTGGGTTGGAGTCATTTCCTGGAATTTTGGGAGGTAGTGGAGAAGGAGTTGGTGTTACTGGTAATGATGCGGGACTTGGTTATGTGGAAGGGGTGACTCAAGCGGTGGAAGCCGAGAAAGGAGTCCTGGATGGTAATAAAGGAGAGGATTTGGGATTGTTGGGTATGGAGGCAGTTTCTGGTGTGTTTAATAGTTGCATGAATGGTGTTGGGGCTGAGGAGGTTTGTTGGCTTAATGGTGAGGTTGGTGGGGAAAATAAGGCTCAAATGGGCTCCCAAAGGTTGCCATCCGAAATGGGAAATGACGTTCAGATGGATTTTGCGGAGCCAGAGTCAGATGGGAACGGGAACTTAGAGGATTTGGGTGGTAATGAGGATGAAGAGGGTGGAGTTGATGTGGAAAGCGATGCTCAAATGGGTTCCCAACAGTCCCTATCAGATAATGGAAATGACATGCAGACGGATTTTGCGGAGCCACAGTCAGATGGGAACGGGAACTTTGAGGATTTGGGTGGTAATGATAATGAAGAGGGTGGAGTTGATGTGGAAAGCGATGCTCAAATGGGTTCCCAACGGTTGCCATCAGATAAGGGAAATGACGTTCAGATGGATTTTGCGGGGCCACAGTCAGATGGGAACAGGAACCTTGAGGATTTGGGTGGTAATGAGCATGAAGAGGGTGGAGTTGATGTGGAAAATGATGCTCAAATGGGTTCCCAATGGTCGCCATCAGATAAGGGAAATGATGTTCAGATGGATGTTTTGAAGCCAGAGTCAGATGGGAACGGGAACTTAGAGGACTTGGGTGGTACTGATAATGAGGAGGATGGAGTTGAGAAGAttgctgatgatgatgatgatggtatGAATGAAGGAAAAACATTGGGATTGAATGGGATTGACTCAGTTGGGGTTGACTCATCTAGCAAGAAGATAGAAGTTTCGGATGATGGTATATCACTGTTCGTGGATTTTAGTGGTCATCCACCAGATGATCTTCAGGTGGCAAGTTGTCCTGGATTTGCAGGTACAGAAACTGTAGAAGAATTTGGACATGATGAACAGGAGAAGGATTTTGATTATCAAGGCTATGGTTTTTCTGCGGGTGACATTGTATGGATTAAAACCAAAACCCAGACATGGTGGCCTGGTAAAATATATGATCCAGTATATGCGTCGAAGTTTGGTGCCAGTGGGGATCCAGGGGGCTGTCTACTAGTTGGATATTTTGGGATGAGTCATGTAGCATGGTGCCATCCATACCAACTAAAACCTTTTCGTGAGTACTTTGAGCAGATGTCGGGGCAAAGCAAGGCTAGAATATTCCTTGGAGCTGTTGAGAAAGCACTCGAAGAGTTTGGTCGGCTTGTAAAATTGAATATGACTTGTTTgtgtgttttgaaagaaaacCACCTGTCAGCCAGTGATGCAGAATCTATCAAAGGAATTCCCATGCCTGACCGCAAATCTGGCAAACTCGGTGAATTTTCAGTTGATCATTTTAATTCTGCAGAGTTTCTTGCGCATCTCAAAAATCTTGCACTGGTTGTTTCCATGGGTGGCACACTTGATTTTGTTGTCAAACGAAATCAATTATCAGCCTTCTACCGTTCCATAGGGCACAGCCAGCTGCCTATGCATCTACTCTGGGAAACAAATGATGCTGAAGATGGTGCTGATTGCAAGTCAATGGCTAAACGTAATGTCGACATTTGGGTTGGATATGGAGATACTGAGCTAgatgaaatgtttttgaaaagcaCACCATTAAATAACTCTCAGAAGGATGAAAGAAATGAAGTGTTAGACAAGGTTTTTGATGGAGACAATATTGCTGATGAAGGTTTCATCTCAGGTTCAAAATTGAGGAGGAGAAAGGTGAAGAGGGATTCTGACTTTGAATATGGTGATGTTGGAAATGAGGGAATGACTGAAAAAGGCATCGAATCAAGAGAACGGAAGAAGAGCAGGTACTTGTCTTACCCGTACATAAACTTGAGACAGAAGGGATTGCCTGCTGAAATGGATGATGAGGGAGTGGCTGCAAATATTGATGCCAGCCGGTCTAGTGGGTCGCCATCTAATTTTAAATTTACTGGTGAGAAGTTCTGGAGAAAGTGGTATAAAAGGCTTACAGGTGAAAGTAACATATCCGGTGACCCAAACTTAATAAATGCATCTTCTGCTGAGTTGCTTTCTGAAATCTACTCTACAGCTGTCAACTGCCTCTATCCGAACGAAAATAAGACATTTGATTCAGTTGCCTGGTTTGTTTCTAGATTCAGGATTTCGGTATTTCATGATGAATCTATTTGTAAAGCCTATCGTAACAATATGGTTGGTCAGGAAGATGCTAACCCCAACCTGTTGGGATATAGCGGTCAGAACGAGGCAAAATCTGAACCAAAGAAAAGGAGGAGAAAGTCTAAGTTGAAGCATCCAGGGGGCGAAGACACTGCCAGCATGCCAAATCTAGTTCAAAGCACTTCAACTGCTACAAAGAAAAGGGGACGACCAAATCTGGGAAGATTGAAGACTAAATCCCTTTCTGGACTGTCAGATGTGAATATTGGCATCACCCCTGATAGCTTTTTGGTGCAAGAGTCGTTGGACGTACACCCTCTCATGCCCTGTGGTAAGCAAAAGAATAGAAAGATCGATGATGTAGCAAGTCCCGTGTGTCTGCAGAATAAACAAACTACAGGAATTCCAGATTTAAATGGGAACAATCTTCTACCTGGCCTTCTTGGTGATGATCAACAGGCTATTGGCACTGCTGCTTCTGAAG ATCTGCGGGTTTCTCCTCAAGCTTTGTCATGCCTGGACCCCAAACGGAATACTGGCTTACTCTCAGCTGAAACTAGGCCTGcacagagaaagagaaagagaaaggagaAAGCAGAACAAAAGCTTCCGGCTGATGGTATTCCAGATTTGAATGGAAGTAGTGCTGAATGCAACTTATTGGGAAAGGCATGTCAAGAGTTTAGTGGCCTGACGCCTCCAATTAAACCAGagcggaagaggaggaggagaaaaggAGAAGCTACTGCTATGCAGCGGAAACTGGATGTGAATAATGGTAAAGCTCAGATTAATGATAAGGCTCTGGCAACTGCTCTTATGTTGAACTTTTCCCCAGGAGTAGCAATGCCTTCAAAAGATGATTTGATTTCAACATTTTGTCGGTTCGGACCTTTGAAGGAGTCGGAGACACAGATGTTGAAAGATCCTGGTAGTGCCCAGGTTGTATTCATGGAAAATGCTGATGCTGGGGAAGCACTTCGGAGTCTAGAGAAGGACAACCCTTTCGGAGGAAACCTCGTTAGTTACAAGCTCTTCCATCTTCCATCTGTGTCCAGGGTTTTAGAACCAGGTTGGTCTCTCCCCACAGGTCTAGCCTCTCCAAGTTTGCCTGAAAAGGCATCTCGCCTCGACTTCATAAGGCAGAATCTTCAGATGATGACATCAATGCTGGAGAACTCAGGAGACAATCTTTCTCCGGAGATGCGAGCAAAGCTGGAGTGTGAAATTAAGGCCCTCCTGCAGAAGGTGAGCTCCATGACtggttcttcttcctcttcttaa